TTGGCAAAAGCGTAGAGATGTTGACCAATGCAATCGCTGAGATGCGAACTTACGGAGAAGGTTTTATCATCGCAGATCAAGCACCGGGTCTATTAGACTTAGCTGTTATTCGTAATACTAATACCAAGATTATTTTGCGATTACCCGAATACTCTGATAGGGAATTGGTTGGAAAAGCTGCCAATCTAAATGAAGACCAGATAAACGAGTTGGCTAAACTTCCGAAAGGCGTTGCAGCTGTCTATCAAAATGAATGGTTGGAGCCAGTTTTGTGCAAGGTGGCAAAATATGACTCGGTTGAAACGGTATTTCAACAGCCAACTCCAGTAGCAAGGATAGAGTCTCCCTATCACCGCTTGGCTATTTTAGAGTTGCTGAGTGCCAGTCCAAATTTAGACAATGCCTTGTCTTTTACAGAATTACGAGAATTAACGCTAGCAGTAGGTCTAGATAGTTTGACTCAAGTAAGGATTTTCAATTTCTTGCAATCGGCTTCCCCAGATAATTTTAGTATGCATGATTTGGCGCACATTCTTGGGAAATTATATCCAGAGTTGGTCGAGAAAGTTCGGTTGAAAGCTGAAAAAGGGTTAGAGCCAGTGGCTTTGACACAGGTACTTCAGCAGGAGATTGACCAGAACCTACCAGAGACTATCAGCCAGCAGGCCAGACGGGATTTGGTACAGGGTTTGATGACGTACTATTATTTATTTGAACTAAAGGACCATAAGGCCATGCAGGATTGGTTACGAAATGGAGGATTGATATGATAGAAGGATTGAAAACTGTTGCGGAGGCGGTTAAGCCTGTCGTGAATGAAGTTGGCAAACGAGCGATTGATGCCTTTGAAAAGCCAATAGATTCAGATAAGCGATTGGAGGTCGCCTCTGATAGCAAATCTACCTATAGCTATGATGGTCTGAGCAAGTTTCAAGAAATTCTTGCTCAAGTTCACGGTTTTCCTAAAGAGTTGGCTAAGGATATTTACAATCATCAAGAACTCAAGCATTATGTGGACATCGGAATGCGAGCTGTGCAATTTGGACAGAAAGAAAATGGTGAACCCCGCTTTTGTCTTGTTCCAAAAGAGCTATCGCTGGATGTAGGTGTAGATGAAAAAGGTCGGACCAATGCAGAGAGATTGCAAAGTGGTTTGCAACCTATTAAAGATGGTAAAGTGTTAGAAGCCCATCATATCGGTCAAAAAAATGGTGGTCATTATGCCTTATTAACCAAAGAGGAACACATAGTAAACGGAAATAAAATAATATTGCACAAAGCAGGTAGGTCAGAGGTTGGTCATGATTCAGATTTTGCTAGAGATAAGCGAGCAATTGCTAAAGCACTTATGGAGGGACAAGTATGAGTCAGTTATTGGAGAAAATAAAAACAGTTGAAGGGCTTTATTGCGGTCGCCCTGCTAGTGAGCAAGAAGTAGTGGAGGCTGAAAGCAAACTTCAATTGACATTTCCAGCAGATTATAAGGACTATTTGAAAGAGTATGGGGTGATTTCATTCTACGGAACAGAATGGACTGGTCTGAATGGGGATGCTTGGACGGATGTTATTGCTACAACCTTGGAAGCACGTAGCCTGTATACAGACTTTCCTCAGGATAAATTTATTTTCGAGGATTTGCATATGGATGACTTACTTGTCTTATCAGACTCAACAGGTAAAGTCTTTTTGTGGCACAATGGATTAGAAAAAGAGATTCATTCCTCAATTTCGTCCTATCTGGAAGAATGTGTAGCCAGAAAGGACACCCCATGATTCAACCTATAATGAAAGATATTTTCTTCTTGCAGCAGAAGTCTGAGCCTGCGACTCCGCTAGACGTGCAGGTCGGTCAGGACTTGCAGGACACTTTAGCAGCCAATGCTCATGCCTGCGAGGGCATGGCGGCCAACATGATTGGCGTCAAAAAGCGGATTATCATCGTCAACATGGGTTTTACCAACCTGGTCATGTACAATCCCGTCCTCATCAGCAAGGCCAAGCCCTATCAGACCGAGGAAGGCTGCCTGTCGCTTGAAGGTATCCGCTCGACGACACGCTATCAGGAGATTGAAGTGGAGTTTTTTGATGCTGCGTGGAAAAAGCAGAGCCTAAAGCTGACAGACTTCCAAGCCCAGATTGTTCAGCATGAACTGGATCATTTGGAAGGGATTATCATCTAGTAGCTACCAAATCTACCGTCAGGTAGATTTTTTTATAGTCATTTGAATTAACTTTGATACATTGTCACTTTCGCCTTGCCATACTTTAGTATAGCCTGCGCCTCAGTTCCTTGTTTGAAAGCTAATTCATTCGACTATAAAAAGTCAAAAAAGGTCAAACAAAACTATTGACTTTTGCTGACCAATGGTGTAGAATAAGATTCGTAAGGTAAAGGGCCTTACGAATTCTTTGAACAAAAGGTCAGTTAAAGTCAAACGAAAAAGTTTGACTGACAAATTGACTAAATGGTCAGTAAAAGACAAACTTCTGAGGAGGGTACTATGAAAGACAGGATTATACCCTATTAGCGTCATTTAGTTTATCTTTTATTACTGCGTTAACTCGCTTTGCCGTACTTCAGTACTGCCTTCAGCTCGTTGCCTAGTACTAAAAGCAAACTAAAAGACTAAATCAATTTTTTTAAAACAAAGGTCAGTAAAAGTCAAAAGCAAATAAAACTTAAACGAGGTAAAAACGATGAACAACAATTTCAATAACTTTAACAATATGGACGACATTTTCAATCAGCTCATGGGCAACATGGGAGGCTACAGCACAGAACGTCGCCGTTATTCTATCAATGGGCGTGAAGTAACACCAGAAGAATTTGCTATGTACCGTCAGACTGGTCGCCTGCCACAGACAGAAGAAGTGGCTCAAACACAGGTTAAAGGTCAGATAAAGTCAGATGGGATTTTAGCAAAATTAGGTCGCAATTTGACCCAAGATGCGCGTGAAGGTAAGTTGGATCCAGTCATTGGACGCAACAAGGAAATCCAAGAAACCTCTGAAATCCTAGCTCGTCGGACTAAGAACAATCCTGTTTTGGTCGGTGATGCGGGTGTCGGAAAGACAGCGGTAGTAGAAGGCTTGGCTCAAGCCATTGTCAACGGAGATGTCCCAGCTGCCATTAAGAACAAGGAAATCATCTCCATTGACATTTCTGGCTTGGAGGCAGGGACCCAGTACCGCGGAGCTTTTGAGGAAAATGTGCAAAATCTTGTGGATGAAGTCAAAAAAGCAGGAAATATCATTCTCTTCTTTGATGAAATTCATCAGATTTTGGGAGCTGGTAGCACTGGTGGGGACTCAGGTTCCAAGGGCTTAGCGGATATTCTCAAACCAGCTCTTTCCCGTGGAGAGTTAACTGTTATCGGTGCCACTACGCAGGACGAATACCGCAACACCATTCACAAGAACGCTGCTCTGGCTCGTCGTTTCAATGAAGTCAAGGTCAATGCTCCGTCCGCAGAGGACACCTACCAGATTTTGAAAGGGATTAAGCCGCTTTATGAAGCCCACCACAATATTGAATTGCCAGATGAAGTCTTACGAGCTGCAGTAGATTATTCTGTCCAATATATTCCACAGCGCAGCTTGCCTGATAAGGCTATTGACCTGGTTGATGTGACTGCTGCACATTTGGCTGCACAACATCCTGTGACAGATATTCAGACCTTGGAAGCAGAAATGGCTGAGGCAAAACAGTTGCAGTTGGAAGCGGCTGAGAAAGAGGATTATGAAAAAGCCTTGAATGAAAA
The sequence above is a segment of the Streptococcus suis genome. Coding sequences within it:
- a CDS encoding ATP-dependent Clp protease ATP-binding subunit; translation: MNNNFNNFNNMDDIFNQLMGNMGGYSTERRRYSINGREVTPEEFAMYRQTGRLPQTEEVAQTQVKGQIKSDGILAKLGRNLTQDAREGKLDPVIGRNKEIQETSEILARRTKNNPVLVGDAGVGKTAVVEGLAQAIVNGDVPAAIKNKEIISIDISGLEAGTQYRGAFEENVQNLVDEVKKAGNIILFFDEIHQILGAGSTGGDSGSKGLADILKPALSRGELTVIGATTQDEYRNTIHKNAALARRFNEVKVNAPSAEDTYQILKGIKPLYEAHHNIELPDEVLRAAVDYSVQYIPQRSLPDKAIDLVDVTAAHLAAQHPVTDIQTLEAEMAEAKQLQLEAAEKEDYEKALNEKVRIDKLQKQIDNHTEQQKVVATVNDVAQAVERMTGIPVSQMGASDIELLKELKNRLAAKVIGQDDAVEAVSRAIRRNRAGFDDGNRPIGSFLFVGPTGVGKTELAKQLALDLFGNKDAIIRLDMSEYSDRTAVSKLIGTTAGYVGYDDNSHTLTERVRRNPYSIVLLDEIEKADPQVITLLLQVLDDGHLTDGQGNQVNFKNTIIIATSNAGFGYGMAEGEENQDIMDRIAPFFRPEFLNRFNAVIEFKHLDKEDLKAIVELMLAQVNKTLAKKGISLEVTEAAKDFLMEAGYDKAMGARPLRRVIESQIRDKVTDFYLDHTNVTNLLADVADNEIKIEEQTFS
- a CDS encoding SMI1/KNR4 family protein; the protein is MSQLLEKIKTVEGLYCGRPASEQEVVEAESKLQLTFPADYKDYLKEYGVISFYGTEWTGLNGDAWTDVIATTLEARSLYTDFPQDKFIFEDLHMDDLLVLSDSTGKVFLWHNGLEKEIHSSISSYLEECVARKDTP
- a CDS encoding peptide deformylase, whose translation is MIQPIMKDIFFLQQKSEPATPLDVQVGQDLQDTLAANAHACEGMAANMIGVKKRIIIVNMGFTNLVMYNPVLISKAKPYQTEEGCLSLEGIRSTTRYQEIEVEFFDAAWKKQSLKLTDFQAQIVQHELDHLEGIII
- a CDS encoding HNH/ENDO VII family nuclease, which codes for MIEGLKTVAEAVKPVVNEVGKRAIDAFEKPIDSDKRLEVASDSKSTYSYDGLSKFQEILAQVHGFPKELAKDIYNHQELKHYVDIGMRAVQFGQKENGEPRFCLVPKELSLDVGVDEKGRTNAERLQSGLQPIKDGKVLEAHHIGQKNGGHYALLTKEEHIVNGNKIILHKAGRSEVGHDSDFARDKRAIAKALMEGQV